A stretch of DNA from Limanda limanda chromosome 16, fLimLim1.1, whole genome shotgun sequence:
ACCGCTGCGGCCTCTCTTTGTAGCCGTGCAGGTGTCAGGCTGCCTGTGAACATTGTATTGCTGATAGTCCTGCCTGTTAGTtgttgatcatctgtcaatcTTTTGTTCTCAGGAGAAGAAATGGAAGGATGCGGTTTTGGAGACGGGTTTCCAAGACAAGGTAAAGGGGTCGTAGTGTTTTGTCGCTCTCATTTCTTTAATAGATTTTGTATCTTGTTTTATAATCATCCACTTAGTTCTTCCTCCCTTGACTGGGAATTATATTATCAACAGACTATTTTTCAGACCAGAAGCAGCCCCTCATAGattctcctctctgctgaatGTAAAGTATCTTTCCCTAACATTACtcaaatgtgattttctgttCTCCATCAGGCTGATTCCAGACTCAAGTCTCTGAGTGCCATGTTCAGAGTCAAGAACCCAGACCAGTAGGTGGAAAACCATACGAAAGTGAAAATGCTTTGTGTCACCTAAACACTGATTGACCTACGACCCATTTGTTGTCTTCGCCAGGCAATTCACAGCACTGAAACAGTCCAGTGATGACCTGAACACAGTCATCTCTCAGTTACTCAGGGTGCGGGCGGTGAGTTtggacatgtacacacacacacacacacacacacacacacacacacacacacacacacacacacacacacacacacacacacacacacacacacacacacacacacacacacacacacacacacacacacacacacacacacacacacacacacacacacacacacacacacacacacacacacacacacacacacacacacacacacacacacctatttaACTGTATTCTTAGATTTGGCTAGTGGTTTGCATTGTTTTTGCATATTGGCTTATCATGTAACATGAGCTGTACACAGTTCAAAGCTGTTGCAGGCTTCAAGATGAGTAGTGTGAAGCCTTTCATATTAATGGAGAATATGTTGAGTTactgttaaaaacaaatatagcCACTTAGGTGTTTTTTAGTAAAGGGTATTTTtaggaataaaacaacacacataacTTGATTCTGTTGTCTTCATTCTAGAAAGTAGCGGACAGGCTGTACGGAGTCTACAAGGTCCACGGTAACTATGGCAGAGTCTTCAGGTGAGAAACCCCTGTTTGGTTGTTACTGTATCTTTCTACTTGAATGAAATCACAGTTTTGGCCTCAGAGATGGTGCAACGGTTGAACACAATAAAGCATTAATGAAGCCACAACTTAAAATTATACGACACCTTGTGCGTATTCTGCATCCACCTACTTTTGCTGCCCTCATTTGCTGTATATTATTTTgactactttaaaaaaaactatgctgtgatgaaaaaaaaatcaatcaatcaagttctcctaaatttgtttgtgtgtcttcagtgaGTGGAGTGCCATAGAGAAAGAGATGGGAGATGGACTACAGAGTGCTGGTCACCACATGGACACGTAAGTATTGGAAAAATCAACCAGTGTACACTCCCACATGCTTACACTTAATAAAAAAGTCAGATGAGTCTTTACACAAAGCAACTCCTAATTTAGACCTATGTCTTTTTTCTGCATTGTTCACTGTTGAATGTGACTTTGTATGTGCACAGATATGCTACATCAATAGATGACAttctggaggaagaagagcactATGCAGACCAACTGAAAGAATACCTCTTCTACACTGATGCTGTcaggtgagtgagtgtgttaaagaggaaaacacaaagcagtgtcaggccctcctcctcctcacgctgctcACCACGGTGTTATTAAACCAGAAACACCTCGGCTATGTCCATGGGCAAACCACAGCACAACACTGCTATGCTATCAATGCTAACGGTGCTAACTAGTTACTGGCAACCCTGCAACCATTTATGTCTGGCAAaggtttcctttttttaattttagagATGTCCATGTCCTTGTATTGATTGAAATTGGCTATTTTTCCCATTAAAATTATTTGGGGCAGTGGAAGCATAATTTCTAACttactgttgtttttgtattttaggTCAGTGTGTAAGAAACAGGACTTGATCCAGTATGAGTTGGAGATGGCAGCTCAGGACCTCGCCAATAAGAAACAGCAGAGGGACGAGCTGATCAACGGGGtagcacgcaaacacacactggtttaGTAAACCTAACGTTCTAATATACATCCTGGGCAAACACGCAggtggcaaacacacacaatatcgGCACTAGCACCATATTAAAATCAACAGAATTCCTTTTGTGCCAAAAATGGTTATGCGATGCAGTTTGATAAGACCATCAAATCGGATGTATGAATATATACTATGCTGATTTCTAATAAGTGTGTcttattgtctgtgtgtgtagacggTGCGAATCTTTTCCCTGAAAGGGATGACCAGTAAACTATTTGGCCAGGACAGccaggagcagagggagaccAAGTTGGCAGTCCTGGCACAGAGTATAGATGAGGGGGAGGACGCTGTTTTGGAGAAGAATAAAGAGAGTCGGTAAGTGCAAAAGAATGTAGTCAGTCCTCTGCACTTTTCAAAATTATTTCTGTCATCTAAACATCCCCCACTGTGTGTCTCCTACTGTACGTCTGTTCCTCTTACTCTCTCTTTATCAACTTTTATAATCTGCTTTGTGGTAACTAAGTTTGTAATACACATTTTAGTTCTTCCTGCTTCACACAGACTGACCCACAATatatgtgtctttgtctgttccCTCAGAGAGTTTTGCAAAACAGCTTGGGCAGACATCGAACTGTTTAAGGAGCAGAAGGACAGAGATTTGCGTGAAGCACTAATCAGCTATGCCATTATGCAAATCAGCATGTGTAAGAAGGTAGGGAGTTCAGTTTATTCGCTCAGGtattctgttggttttgatTCATCAATTGTGGTTGGGTTCCTATGAATCTCTCTATTATCTGTTTGTCTTCCAGGGAATCCAGGTGTGGTCCAACGCCAAGGAGTGTTTCAATAAAATGTGAGCCACTTTCCCAGCCAATCACAATTGGCACCAAAACAATAGCAGATCATATCAGATTGTACGGACTGGACGCGCCAGCCAGTTGTTGTCCTGCCGTCTTATGGAAATGGGCCATGGAGCCCAAACAATGAGCTAAATTGAAGCTTCTGAGAGTAATTGTcccctttttctctttcttcctcccagacacacaggcacaccCACTTTAATTTCGAAAAAGATAGCAAGTCTGAATCATTTAGTGAGTCCATGCCTTTCTAAATCCAAGTGTCTTAATGGTACCACTGCTGATTTGACTGTCGTGCTGCAGATGACCAAAGTTTTCCATATTCGCCATGATTTACCAAGCTGACAGCATGACCAGAGTCCTGTGTTGATGAGGCCTGCTAGTTGTTTGGGGGGAATCACTGCTCATTGAATCTCCATTGTAAGCCCTTCTTTGAGTTGTTCTTCACTATGAAAATAAGGGATAAGTCATGACATTTCAGCCAGGGGTTCATGTGAAGAATGGAGAAAAAATGGCCCCTATTGACCAGCATCTTGTTTACATTGGAGCTAATTTGGCAATTAATTGTCCTCGTGCTAAAGCTATGGCTTTGGTGGTAGCTCAGTAATTCATAATAATCTATGTACATCTTTAGGCAGAGATATTTTGTAGCAACTGGCCCCCGGGAATTATCCTGAATAATGTTTCCATtgatttcctctttctctcgACCTATAGTAACTTTTATTGTTTGAATTTCTACATAGTAAATACGTCCTCAAAATCAGCAATCAATTAAATTGTAAggcaaggaaacaaaaaaaaaaacaccactaCACATTCACATGTACTTATTTCCTTTTTCCAGAATTACATTTTATACGCTTTCATGCAGATGTCAGACTTAATGTTGTTATTGATCGACCAAAGTGCTTATGACCAATGATGTGCCTGTATAGTACAGATCACAGGTGGGAAGCACGGGAGACTGTAGCggggtttttttgggggggtattttttttttatttgtgccaAAAAGAAAAGCCATGATGAAGTGTAGCCAGAAGACCTCAGACTGTTTTTTGACTAAAGAgtaaaagcaaaacacacacgcagatcAATGGCTGAATCTCTTTTCTCTACCGTCAATAGTCAAAGGTTTAATATGAACATCGGTTTTGTACAGGGGAGGATTCATTTGTTGTTGACCTTCTCTGCCTCACATGTTTTTTCAGAATTTACCTCGCTGCAATAAATAGA
This window harbors:
- the LOC133021221 gene encoding sorting nexin-4-like; translation: MMADSADSAVSVAVIGNTDLTSSESENNLINTMVERGTALLRKMEINVTEAEKRTGKNTVNMQETYTVYLIETRPAETFPEGGQPSATDTLWRRYSEFELLRNYLLVTYPFVVIPPLPEKRAEFVWHKLSADNLDPDFVERRRVGLENFLLRVASHRVLSDDEIFICFLTEEKKWKDAVLETGFQDKADSRLKSLSAMFRVKNPDQQFTALKQSSDDLNTVISQLLRVRAKVADRLYGVYKVHGNYGRVFSEWSAIEKEMGDGLQSAGHHMDTYATSIDDILEEEEHYADQLKEYLFYTDAVRSVCKKQDLIQYELEMAAQDLANKKQQRDELINGTVRIFSLKGMTSKLFGQDSQEQRETKLAVLAQSIDEGEDAVLEKNKESREFCKTAWADIELFKEQKDRDLREALISYAIMQISMCKKGIQVWSNAKECFNKM